In the Staphylococcus sp. IVB6240 genome, one interval contains:
- a CDS encoding biosynthetic peptidoglycan transglycosylase, with translation MSEKQESTKNLTFFIARFDQLFDRMKRIIFTSLALFIFVCLVMIGIMFIYFTSLVSESQSLDDVTLIQNVTKLPEMPPVKTVHTDLIALYDAPEPALIAGPSEVSPYVTSALVAAEDDQFYLHNGVLPKAVLRAIYQDVFQHQYATGGSTITQQLIKNQLLSSERTYDRKAKEIVYALRVEKLMTKEEIIYTYLNRVPFGLDTNGQHITGITSASYGIFGKPPSTLNLAESAYLTGLLQSPYYYTPFDANGNIRSKEELAPSIHRQHYVLKRMLIENMISSKEYQSALNYDIPKHFQP, from the coding sequence ATGAGTGAAAAACAGGAATCAACCAAAAACTTAACTTTTTTCATTGCACGATTTGATCAACTTTTTGATCGCATGAAACGTATTATTTTCACATCACTTGCACTCTTCATATTCGTCTGCCTCGTTATGATTGGTATTATGTTTATTTACTTTACAAGTCTTGTATCCGAATCACAATCATTAGATGATGTGACATTGATACAGAATGTGACAAAGTTACCTGAAATGCCCCCTGTCAAAACAGTACATACAGATCTTATCGCACTATACGATGCACCAGAACCCGCATTGATCGCTGGTCCTTCTGAGGTTTCCCCTTATGTGACATCAGCACTTGTAGCTGCTGAAGATGATCAATTTTATTTACATAATGGTGTCTTACCTAAAGCAGTCTTGCGTGCCATATATCAAGATGTATTCCAACATCAATATGCAACGGGAGGCAGTACCATCACCCAACAATTAATTAAAAATCAATTACTATCTAGTGAACGCACATATGATAGAAAGGCAAAAGAAATTGTCTATGCATTACGTGTTGAAAAACTGATGACAAAGGAAGAAATCATATACACATACCTAAACCGTGTACCTTTTGGCTTGGATACGAATGGTCAGCATATTACCGGGATTACGTCTGCATCATACGGTATCTTTGGCAAACCTCCAAGTACTTTGAACTTAGCAGAATCTGCATATCTTACTGGTCTATTGCAAAGCCCTTATTACTACACGCCGTTCGACGCCAATGGTAACATACGTTCCAAAGAAGAATTAGCGCCTTCTATCCATAGACAGCACTATGTTTTAAAACGTATGCTGATTGAAAATATGATTAGTTCAAAAGAATATCAAAGTGCTTTAAACTACGATATTCCAAAACATTTCCAACCTTAA
- a CDS encoding formate--tetrahydrofolate ligase, producing the protein MSHLSDLEIANQATLKPIKEIADKAGIAEEALEQYGHYKAKIDISKIQTKGKKGKVVLVTAMSPTPAGEGKSTVTVGLADAFQHIDQNVMVALREPALGPTFGIKGGATGGGYAQVLPMEDINLHFNGDFHAITTANNALSAFIDNHIHQGNALGIDQRRIEWKRVLDMNDRALRNVVVGLGGPTQGVPREDGFNITVASEIMAILCLSTDIMDLKASIAKITIGYTRDRQPVTVEDLGVEGALAMILKDAIKPNLVQTMEGTPALIHGGPFANIAHGCNSIIATETARDLADIVVTEAGFGSDLGAEKFIDIKARKAEFEPDAVVLVATIRALKMHGGVAKDNLKEENVEAVKAGIANLDRHVNNIRKFGVEPVIALNAFIHDTDAEFEAVQQWAKDNDVRLSLTEVWEKGGAGGVDLAKKVLEVVEQPQTFKHLYELEQPLEDKIETIVKEIYGGSKVTFTSKAQKQLKQFKENGWDHYPICMAKTQYSFSDDQTRLGAPSDFEITIRELEAKTGAGFIVALTGAIMTMPGLPKQPAALKMGVTEDGHAIGLF; encoded by the coding sequence GTGAGTCATTTATCAGATTTAGAAATTGCAAATCAAGCAACACTTAAACCAATTAAGGAGATTGCTGATAAAGCTGGAATTGCTGAAGAAGCTTTAGAACAGTACGGGCATTACAAAGCTAAAATTGATATTTCTAAAATCCAAACAAAAGGTAAAAAGGGGAAAGTTGTTCTTGTCACAGCGATGAGCCCAACACCTGCTGGAGAAGGGAAATCAACAGTAACTGTAGGTTTAGCTGACGCATTCCAACACATTGATCAAAATGTTATGGTAGCACTACGTGAACCTGCACTTGGACCTACTTTTGGTATTAAAGGTGGCGCAACAGGTGGCGGTTATGCACAAGTATTACCTATGGAAGATATCAATTTACATTTCAATGGTGACTTTCATGCGATCACAACAGCGAACAATGCATTATCTGCATTTATAGACAACCATATTCATCAAGGAAATGCTTTAGGTATTGATCAAAGACGTATTGAATGGAAACGTGTATTAGATATGAATGATCGTGCATTACGTAATGTTGTAGTTGGCCTTGGTGGTCCAACTCAAGGTGTGCCACGTGAGGATGGATTTAATATTACGGTTGCATCTGAAATTATGGCGATTTTATGCTTAAGTACTGACATTATGGACTTAAAAGCAAGTATTGCTAAAATTACTATCGGTTATACACGCGATCGCCAACCAGTTACTGTTGAAGATTTAGGTGTTGAAGGCGCATTAGCCATGATTTTAAAAGATGCGATTAAGCCTAACTTAGTACAAACTATGGAAGGGACACCAGCTTTAATCCATGGTGGACCATTCGCGAACATTGCACACGGTTGTAACTCAATTATCGCGACAGAAACTGCACGTGACTTGGCAGATATCGTTGTAACAGAAGCAGGTTTTGGTTCAGATTTAGGTGCTGAGAAATTCATTGATATTAAAGCACGTAAAGCTGAATTTGAACCAGATGCAGTTGTACTTGTGGCAACAATTCGTGCGCTTAAAATGCATGGTGGCGTAGCTAAAGATAACTTAAAAGAAGAAAACGTTGAAGCGGTAAAAGCAGGTATTGCCAACTTAGACCGTCACGTTAACAATATCCGTAAATTTGGTGTTGAACCAGTCATTGCTTTAAATGCATTTATTCATGACACAGATGCTGAATTTGAAGCTGTACAACAATGGGCAAAAGACAATGACGTGCGCTTATCATTAACAGAAGTATGGGAAAAAGGTGGTGCAGGTGGCGTTGACTTAGCGAAAAAAGTACTTGAAGTTGTAGAACAGCCACAAACATTCAAACACTTATATGAATTAGAACAACCGTTAGAAGACAAAATTGAAACAATCGTAAAAGAAATCTATGGTGGTTCAAAAGTTACATTCACATCAAAAGCACAAAAACAATTAAAACAATTTAAAGAAAATGGTTGGGACCATTATCCAATCTGTATGGCTAAAACGCAATATTCATTCTCAGATGATCAAACAAGATTGGGTGCACCTTCAGATTTCGAAATTACAATTCGTGAACTCGAAGCGAAAACAGGTGCAGGATTTATCGTTGCATTAACAGGTGCGATTATGACAATGCCTGGTTTACCAAAACAACCAGCAGCACTTAAGATGGGCGTAACAGAAGATGGACATGCGATTGGTTTATTCTAA
- the ccpA gene encoding catabolite control protein A: protein MTVTIYDVAREANVSMATVSRVVNGNQNVKPATRDKVNEVIKRLNYHPNAVARGLASKKTTTVGVIIPDISNIYYSELARGIEDIAMMYKYHTIISNSDDDPKKEEEIFNNLLSKQVDGIIFLGGTITDAIQEQIKQASIPVVVSGTNGKEADISSVNIDFVKASEEVTEKLLDSGAEKFAFIGGGYSKVAQEEVGKGLRNTLEKHGLSVDDHLVYVGDETYKDGLRAFEVIKDSKPDAVLSISDEQAIGVVHGALDNGLSVPEDIQVVSFNNTRLVEMVRPQLSSVIQPLYDIGAVGMRLLTKYMNKEDVTDKNVTLPHTIRYRGTTK, encoded by the coding sequence ATGACTGTCACTATATATGATGTTGCACGTGAAGCAAATGTTTCTATGGCAACGGTTTCACGAGTTGTCAATGGTAACCAAAATGTAAAACCAGCAACACGTGATAAAGTTAATGAAGTAATTAAACGATTAAATTATCATCCTAATGCTGTTGCAAGAGGTCTTGCAAGCAAAAAAACAACTACTGTAGGTGTCATTATTCCTGATATTTCTAATATTTATTATTCAGAATTGGCTCGCGGTATTGAAGATATAGCGATGATGTATAAATATCATACAATCATCTCTAATTCAGATGATGATCCGAAAAAAGAGGAAGAAATATTCAATAATCTATTAAGCAAACAAGTAGATGGCATCATTTTCCTTGGTGGAACAATTACAGATGCTATACAAGAGCAAATTAAGCAAGCGTCTATTCCAGTTGTCGTTTCAGGGACAAATGGTAAAGAAGCAGATATTTCTTCGGTTAACATCGATTTTGTAAAAGCAAGTGAAGAAGTGACTGAAAAGTTGCTTGATTCAGGTGCGGAAAAGTTTGCTTTTATTGGCGGAGGCTATTCAAAAGTTGCTCAAGAAGAAGTCGGTAAAGGCTTAAGAAATACTTTAGAAAAACATGGTCTTTCAGTAGACGATCATCTTGTATATGTTGGTGATGAAACATATAAAGATGGCTTACGTGCTTTTGAAGTCATTAAAGATTCTAAACCAGATGCCGTCTTATCTATAAGTGATGAACAGGCCATTGGTGTTGTTCACGGTGCATTAGATAACGGATTAAGCGTTCCAGAAGATATTCAAGTGGTAAGTTTCAATAATACACGACTTGTAGAAATGGTACGTCCGCAATTATCCAGTGTCATTCAACCACTTTATGATATCGGTGCAGTTGGTATGAGATTACTTACTAAATACATGAATAAAGAAGATGTTACAGATAAAAATGTGACATTACCTCATACAATCCGCTATAGAGGAACAACAAAATAA
- a CDS encoding bifunctional 3-deoxy-7-phosphoheptulonate synthase/chorismate mutase, whose translation MVNKLEQYRAEIEEINDQILELLSKRGHLAQKIGEEKRKQSTVIYDPQREKEMLNTLIDKNQGPFNDNVIKQLFKEIFKASTDLQKSDNEKHLYVSRKLKPEDTIVHFENGGLIGEGHKSFVFGPCSVESYDQVEAVAKDLHAKGEKFIRGGAFKPRTSPYDFQGLGEEGLKILKQVKDKYDLNVVSEIVHPNHFEIADQYLDVFQIGARNMQNFELLKEAGRTNKPILLKRGLSATIEEFIYAAEYIASQGNQNIILCERGIRTYEKATRNTLDISAVPILKQGTHLPVLVDVTHSTGRKDIMLPAAKAALAIGADGVMAEVHPDPSVALSDSGQQMDLNEFNAFYNEIKPLSDMYNQKKLK comes from the coding sequence ATGGTAAATAAGTTAGAACAATACAGAGCAGAAATAGAAGAAATTAATGACCAAATACTTGAATTACTCTCAAAAAGAGGTCATTTGGCACAAAAAATAGGTGAAGAAAAACGCAAGCAAAGTACAGTAATCTATGACCCACAACGTGAAAAAGAAATGCTAAATACTTTGATTGATAAAAACCAAGGGCCGTTTAATGATAATGTAATCAAACAATTATTTAAAGAAATTTTTAAAGCATCAACTGATTTACAAAAATCAGATAATGAAAAACACTTATATGTATCGCGTAAGTTAAAACCTGAAGATACAATCGTTCACTTTGAAAATGGTGGTTTGATTGGTGAAGGACATAAATCATTCGTATTTGGACCATGTTCAGTTGAATCATATGATCAAGTAGAAGCTGTCGCAAAAGATTTACATGCAAAAGGTGAGAAGTTCATTCGCGGTGGTGCATTTAAACCAAGAACATCTCCATATGATTTCCAAGGGCTAGGAGAAGAAGGTCTGAAGATTTTAAAACAAGTGAAAGATAAATACGACTTAAACGTTGTCAGTGAAATTGTACACCCAAATCACTTTGAAATTGCAGATCAATATTTAGATGTATTCCAAATTGGTGCACGTAATATGCAGAACTTTGAACTTTTAAAAGAGGCAGGACGCACGAATAAGCCTATTTTATTAAAAAGGGGCTTGAGTGCAACGATTGAAGAGTTTATCTATGCAGCTGAATATATTGCTTCTCAAGGCAATCAAAACATTATTCTTTGTGAACGTGGTATTCGAACATATGAAAAAGCAACACGTAATACATTAGATATTTCAGCTGTTCCAATTTTAAAACAAGGGACACATCTTCCAGTCCTTGTAGACGTTACACATAGTACAGGACGTAAAGATATTATGCTTCCTGCAGCAAAAGCAGCTTTAGCGATTGGTGCAGACGGTGTGATGGCAGAAGTACATCCAGATCCATCAGTGGCATTAAGTGATAGTGGTCAGCAAATGGACTTAAATGAATTCAATGCTTTTTACAATGAGATTAAGCCATTATCTGATATGTACAACCAAAAGAAACTAAAATAA
- a CDS encoding DUF948 domain-containing protein, producing MEWILPIAGIIAAIAFLILCIGIVVVLVSVKKNLDHVAKTLDGVEGQIQGITRESTDLLHKANRLTEDIQGKADSLNSVVDAVKGIGNSVQTLNGSVDRVTHSITHNISQNEDKISQVVQWSNVAMEIADKWQNRQARRDHVTKK from the coding sequence ATGGAATGGATTTTACCAATCGCAGGGATTATCGCAGCAATCGCATTTTTAATTTTATGTATCGGTATTGTTGTGGTATTAGTATCTGTCAAAAAGAACTTAGATCATGTAGCAAAAACACTTGATGGTGTTGAAGGACAAATCCAAGGTATTACACGTGAATCTACAGACTTATTACACAAAGCCAATCGTTTAACTGAAGATATCCAAGGTAAAGCAGACAGCTTAAACTCAGTTGTTGATGCTGTTAAAGGTATTGGTAATTCAGTTCAAACATTAAATGGTTCAGTTGATCGTGTGACACATTCGATCACACACAATATTTCACAAAATGAAGACAAGATTTCTCAAGTTGTTCAATGGTCAAATGTGGCAATGGAAATTGCTGACAAATGGCAAAATAGACAAGCACGTAGAGATCACGTTACTAAAAAATAA
- the murC gene encoding UDP-N-acetylmuramate--L-alanine ligase codes for MTKYHFVGIKGSGMSSLAQILFDLGHEVQGSDIQQYVFTEIALKNKGITILPFTADNIKEGLTVIQGNAFADTHEEIARAHELGLKVIRYHDFLSEVANQYISVAVTGAHGKTSTTGLLSHVMNGDKKTSFLIGDGTGMGLPQSEYFAFEACEYRRHFLSYAPDYAIITNIDFDHPDYFKDVNDVVDAFQGMAKNVRKALIAWGDDPYVKSIDVDVPVYYYGFDESMDVYAKNIKITDQGTAFDVYVRGEFFDHFVSPQYGDHTVLNTLAVFTIVYLEKLNVENIKDALITFGGVKRRFNETVVHQQVLVDDYAHHPREVSATIETARKKYPNKEVVAIFQPHTFSRTKAFLQEFADVLNLADQTYLCDIFGSIREDSGELTINDLLALVDNGQLISESDVSILKQHDDAVLLFMGAGDIQKVLKAYMEEVGIDPVF; via the coding sequence ATGACGAAATACCATTTTGTTGGTATCAAAGGATCTGGAATGAGTTCATTGGCCCAAATTTTATTTGATTTAGGTCATGAAGTACAAGGTTCAGATATCCAACAGTACGTATTTACGGAAATCGCATTAAAAAACAAAGGGATTACGATTTTACCCTTCACGGCAGACAATATTAAAGAGGGGTTAACCGTAATACAGGGGAATGCTTTCGCTGATACACATGAAGAAATCGCTCGAGCACATGAACTCGGACTTAAAGTCATTCGCTATCATGACTTTTTAAGTGAAGTAGCAAATCAATATATTTCAGTCGCAGTAACAGGTGCACATGGTAAGACATCCACAACCGGCTTATTATCACACGTGATGAATGGAGATAAGAAAACATCATTTTTAATTGGTGATGGGACAGGTATGGGGCTTCCGCAAAGTGAATATTTTGCATTTGAAGCTTGTGAATATCGTCGTCACTTCTTAAGCTATGCACCAGACTATGCCATTATTACAAACATTGATTTTGATCATCCAGATTATTTTAAAGATGTGAACGATGTCGTTGATGCGTTCCAAGGCATGGCGAAAAATGTGAGAAAAGCATTGATTGCTTGGGGAGATGACCCTTATGTCAAATCAATCGATGTAGACGTTCCAGTCTATTATTATGGATTTGATGAATCTATGGATGTCTATGCTAAAAATATTAAAATTACAGATCAAGGGACAGCCTTTGATGTTTATGTGAGAGGAGAATTCTTTGATCATTTTGTTTCTCCACAATATGGTGATCACACAGTATTGAATACTTTAGCAGTTTTTACAATTGTATATTTAGAAAAGCTGAATGTTGAAAATATTAAAGATGCGCTTATTACATTTGGTGGTGTAAAACGTCGCTTTAATGAAACAGTGGTACACCAACAAGTGCTTGTAGATGATTATGCACATCATCCAAGAGAAGTGAGTGCAACAATCGAAACAGCTAGAAAAAAATATCCGAATAAAGAAGTCGTTGCGATTTTCCAACCGCATACTTTTTCAAGAACAAAAGCATTTTTACAAGAATTTGCTGATGTATTGAATCTTGCAGATCAAACTTATTTATGCGATATTTTCGGTTCGATTCGTGAAGACTCAGGGGAACTAACAATTAATGACCTATTAGCACTTGTTGACAATGGTCAATTAATTTCTGAATCGGATGTTTCAATATTAAAGCAGCATGATGATGCAGTACTACTGTTCATGGGTGCAGGAGATATTCAAAAAGTTTTAAAAGCATATATGGAAGAAGTTGGGATTGACCCCGTTTTTTAA
- a CDS encoding DNA translocase FtsK, with protein sequence MSWFDKLFGEDETSSKTQHSSQKRSQHPSKRETSRELIPQTNDIYQRPRGKFRFPIDMHDDFNHDESSEPMSQQQKYHHETQQRASERPSYTLDRTQRRHRHGVRIKNAYEPQETPRQNSRNQTVDSYNYRKTDVYRANGKRERQREDETRPQYHRPEFRASEVPSAIFGTKERREIKNSGLRKPLHTQSQKQSDGSMIATRSASSHLSSNDKTSSKKQTPNYSKRDNTINIENIYASQIVEEIRREREKKALQKKRFKASLEQKRAAQKQEDDSDIQNAIDNMYAQQAKQLLGSKYESYEIIDSHTDDSLEIGNQQAEMVDDRSDVAVHDDYHYEEVDLSQYEDESVEESDVSDINNRSHVASETEGSDDFETAQSEIEVHTNTSEVDQDNVERSLEEIQPDDFETNDVSQVDEAEAHDDFIDRKSSDTITEEIDNAAESEEDQQRNTIDEKQTVVAPVLKPTLSSKVETGHDGESETVINNETTENQNSVVSEDDTDNETTKDEQVQDVTKTHESSNNVTSKTEISHSSGERPVRRKSKPFNVVMTPSDKKKHMERQKQAAQTRTVPVTEPTEVQNTSQQSSERVSSPEIVEPTAQTSHQQQESQTPEKKIRRGPMIQLPSLDLLDAPEVHERDESWISEKKQELNDAFYYFNVPAEVVNVIEGPSVTRFELSVEKGVKVSRITALQDDIKMALAAKDIRIEAPIPGTSLVGIEVPNQNPTKVNLRAIIESDSFKSASSKLTVAMGNRINNDPLLMDIAKTPHALIAGATGSGKSVSINSILVSLLYRNHPEELKLLLIDPKMVELAPYNGLPHLVAPVITDVKAATQSLKWAVEEMERRYKLFAQAHVRNITAFNKKVSHDKRIPKIVIVIDELADLMMMAPQEVEQSIARIAQKARACGIHMLVATQRPSVNVITGLIKANIPTRIAFMVSSSVDSRTILDSGGAERLLGYGDMLYLGGGMNKPIRVQGTFVSDEEIDRVVDFIKAQRGPEYLFQEEELLKKTETPPKDDLFYEVCEFMVREQSISTSLIQRHFQIGYNRAARIIDQLEQLGYISGANGSKPRDVYLTETELNEL encoded by the coding sequence ATGAGCTGGTTTGATAAATTATTTGGCGAAGATGAAACGTCATCAAAAACGCAACATTCATCCCAAAAGCGTTCACAACACCCGTCTAAACGAGAAACATCTCGTGAACTCATTCCACAAACAAATGATATATATCAACGTCCGAGAGGCAAGTTTCGATTTCCGATTGATATGCATGATGACTTTAATCATGATGAAAGCTCTGAACCAATGTCACAACAACAAAAGTATCATCATGAAACACAACAACGTGCCTCGGAGCGCCCGTCGTATACATTAGATAGGACACAAAGAAGGCATCGTCATGGCGTGCGTATCAAAAATGCTTATGAACCACAAGAGACGCCACGACAGAATTCAAGAAATCAGACTGTAGATAGCTATAATTATCGAAAAACAGATGTTTATCGTGCAAATGGTAAACGTGAGCGTCAACGTGAGGATGAGACAAGGCCGCAATATCATCGTCCAGAATTTAGAGCATCAGAAGTACCATCAGCTATTTTTGGAACAAAGGAACGACGTGAAATCAAAAATAGTGGGCTTAGAAAACCATTACATACACAATCACAAAAACAAAGTGATGGTTCAATGATAGCTACGCGTTCTGCTTCGTCCCATTTATCTTCAAATGATAAGACAAGTAGTAAGAAGCAAACACCAAACTACTCTAAGCGTGATAATACAATTAATATTGAGAATATCTATGCCTCTCAAATCGTGGAAGAAATTAGGCGTGAGAGAGAGAAAAAAGCATTACAAAAGAAACGTTTTAAAGCATCTTTAGAGCAAAAGAGAGCTGCACAAAAACAGGAAGATGACTCTGATATTCAAAATGCAATTGATAACATGTATGCCCAACAAGCAAAACAGTTATTGGGCTCAAAATATGAATCTTATGAAATAATCGATTCACATACTGATGATTCATTAGAAATAGGCAATCAACAAGCTGAAATGGTTGATGATCGTTCAGATGTGGCAGTACATGATGATTATCACTATGAAGAAGTTGATTTGTCACAGTATGAAGATGAATCAGTGGAAGAAAGTGATGTGTCTGATATCAATAATAGGAGTCATGTCGCATCTGAAACAGAGGGATCAGATGATTTTGAAACGGCTCAAAGTGAAATTGAGGTACATACTAACACTTCTGAAGTAGATCAAGATAATGTTGAAAGATCACTAGAAGAAATACAGCCAGATGATTTTGAAACAAATGACGTATCGCAGGTTGATGAAGCGGAAGCACATGATGATTTCATTGATAGAAAGTCTAGTGACACGATTACTGAAGAAATTGATAATGCGGCTGAATCGGAAGAAGATCAGCAACGTAATACTATTGATGAAAAACAAACGGTGGTTGCGCCAGTATTGAAACCAACGCTTTCAAGTAAAGTTGAAACAGGTCACGATGGTGAATCAGAAACTGTAATAAATAATGAAACAACAGAGAATCAAAATTCAGTAGTTTCTGAAGATGACACTGATAATGAAACTACTAAAGATGAACAAGTACAAGATGTAACAAAAACGCATGAAAGCTCAAATAATGTAACGTCAAAAACAGAGATATCTCATTCATCAGGAGAACGTCCTGTACGACGCAAATCAAAACCGTTCAATGTTGTCATGACACCATCTGATAAGAAAAAACATATGGAACGTCAAAAGCAGGCAGCTCAAACTAGAACTGTACCTGTAACTGAACCAACGGAAGTGCAGAACACGTCTCAACAAAGTTCTGAGCGCGTATCAAGTCCAGAAATTGTTGAACCGACTGCTCAAACTTCTCATCAGCAACAAGAATCACAAACACCTGAGAAAAAAATTCGTAGAGGCCCAATGATTCAATTGCCAAGTTTAGATTTATTAGATGCACCTGAAGTGCACGAGCGCGACGAATCATGGATTTCTGAGAAGAAACAAGAATTAAACGATGCTTTTTATTACTTTAATGTGCCAGCAGAAGTTGTGAATGTAATCGAAGGACCTAGTGTGACACGTTTTGAACTTTCTGTTGAAAAAGGTGTAAAAGTATCACGTATCACAGCCTTACAAGACGATATTAAAATGGCATTAGCTGCTAAAGATATTCGTATTGAGGCGCCAATTCCTGGTACAAGCCTTGTTGGTATTGAAGTGCCTAATCAGAACCCAACAAAAGTGAATTTGCGTGCAATTATTGAATCCGATAGTTTCAAAAGTGCTTCTTCAAAACTAACAGTGGCAATGGGGAATCGAATTAATAATGATCCATTACTCATGGATATTGCTAAAACCCCGCATGCATTGATTGCAGGTGCAACCGGTTCAGGTAAATCAGTTTCTATTAATAGTATTTTGGTGTCATTACTATATCGAAATCATCCAGAAGAACTGAAGCTACTACTCATTGATCCAAAGATGGTCGAGTTAGCGCCGTATAATGGCTTGCCACATCTTGTCGCACCTGTTATTACAGATGTTAAAGCAGCGACACAAAGCTTGAAGTGGGCTGTAGAAGAGATGGAAAGACGTTACAAACTATTCGCACAAGCACATGTCCGAAATATCACAGCATTTAATAAAAAAGTAAGCCATGATAAGCGTATTCCTAAAATTGTCATTGTCATCGATGAATTAGCAGACTTAATGATGATGGCACCGCAAGAAGTGGAACAATCTATTGCACGTATAGCACAAAAAGCACGTGCATGTGGTATTCATATGCTTGTGGCAACACAACGTCCATCTGTAAACGTTATCACAGGTCTTATCAAAGCAAATATTCCTACTAGAATCGCATTTATGGTATCATCAAGTGTGGATTCAAGAACAATTTTAGATAGTGGTGGTGCAGAACGATTACTTGGATATGGTGATATGCTTTATCTAGGTGGCGGTATGAACAAACCTATACGTGTTCAAGGAACGTTCGTTTCAGATGAGGAAATCGATCGCGTTGTTGACTTCATTAAGGCACAACGCGGACCGGAATATTTATTCCAGGAAGAAGAGTTACTCAAGAAAACAGAAACACCACCAAAAGATGATTTATTTTATGAAGTATGTGAGTTCATGGTCCGTGAGCAAAGTATTTCAACGTCGTTAATACAACGTCATTTCCAAATTGGATACAATCGAGCGGCACGTATTATCGATCAATTAGAACAATTAGGTTACATTTCTGGTGCAAATGGATCAAAACCGAGAGATGTGTATCTAACAGAAACTGAGTTAAACGAACTATAA
- the ytpR gene encoding YtpR family tRNA-binding protein, with amino-acid sequence MNLFYNPTGVGNVAFVQLEVVEGPFDYEKSGDVVTIKKDDKVVGFNIFNASESLNIDGTGHIKMTDALLSEIQSALQSSGVETELEVDLSPKFVIGYVQEKEKHPNADKLSVCKIDVGTEVLQIVCSALNIEQGQKVVVAKVGAVMPSGMIIKDAELRGVPSSGMVCSMKELDLPNAPQEKGIMVLEDSYQVGQSFFEE; translated from the coding sequence ATGAATTTATTTTATAATCCAACAGGTGTTGGTAACGTGGCATTTGTACAATTAGAAGTGGTAGAAGGTCCATTTGATTATGAAAAATCAGGTGATGTTGTAACAATTAAAAAAGACGATAAAGTCGTTGGATTCAATATTTTTAATGCATCTGAATCACTAAATATTGATGGAACAGGACACATTAAAATGACGGATGCATTATTGTCAGAAATTCAATCTGCACTTCAATCATCAGGTGTTGAGACAGAATTAGAAGTGGACTTATCACCTAAATTTGTGATTGGTTATGTTCAAGAAAAAGAAAAACATCCAAATGCGGATAAATTAAGTGTTTGTAAAATTGATGTCGGAACTGAAGTTTTACAAATCGTTTGTAGTGCACTAAACATTGAACAAGGCCAAAAAGTTGTAGTTGCTAAAGTAGGTGCTGTGATGCCAAGTGGTATGATTATTAAAGATGCAGAACTACGTGGTGTCCCATCAAGTGGCATGGTATGTTCTATGAAAGAACTAGATTTACCAAATGCACCTCAAGAAAAAGGTATTATGGTATTAGAAGATTCATATCAAGTAGGTCAATCATTTTTTGAAGAATAA